The genomic stretch CTATATCGGGAAGCTCCCTTCTCTTGACCTCCCTGAGAGTAACCTTAACCTTAACCCTTTTGCCTGCAAGAGCCTCATTTCTGAAATCCTCTGGAAAGAGTGCTTCAAATTCTATAGAATCTGATGCCCTGTGCCCCTCAATATTCTTTGAAAACTCTTTTGGTAAAAGATCCGTTCCGAGCTTAAAGACCTGATCCTGATAACTTATTCCAGCCTCAGGTATCTCATAGTCCATGATAACAAGGTCGCCATCCTTTGCAGGCTCTTCCACTGGCTCATAAACAGCCCTGTTCTCCTGAAGCCCTCTTAGCGTCTCCTCAACCTCTGAATCCTCAACATTAACCTCTTTCCTTTCAATTTTTATATTTTCATAATTTATATCCTTTATCTCAGGTCTGACCTCTACGAGAAAGGTGAGCTTGAGGGGAGCCTTTCTTTCAAACTTAAACTCTTCTTCCAGAACAGGCATACTCACAGGTCTCAGTGAACTCTCCTGAATGGCACGGGCATAATATTCAGTTACAATCTCCTCTATAACCTCCTGCTCTATCTCCTTGCCGTATCTTTTCTCAATAATATCAAGAGGTACTTTTCCTGGTCTGAAACCTGGCATCTTTAACTTTTTCTGAGTTTCAATAAGTGCCTTTTTTATCTTTTCCTCAATTGCAAGCGCAGGTATCTCAATCCTGAGCCT from Thermodesulfovibrionales bacterium encodes the following:
- the tig gene encoding trigger factor: MVEIEDISGTKKRLRIEIPALAIEEKIKKALIETQKKLKMPGFRPGKVPLDIIEKRYGKEIEQEVIEEIVTEYYARAIQESSLRPVSMPVLEEEFKFERKAPLKLTFLVEVRPEIKDINYENIKIERKEVNVEDSEVEETLRGLQENRAVYEPVEEPAKDGDLVIMDYEIPEAGISYQDQVFKLGTDLLPKEFSKNIEGHRASDSIEFEALFPEDFRNEALAGKRVKVKVTLREVKRRELPDIDDELAKDVGFDNLEQLQARIRENLLKKKEKEESFRQKGEILNKLVDAVDFEIPEQLLQEQLMADLEDYRRQTPDDKRTDEEIKEELRPQAVRKVKASILLEVIGERENIEINEEDIKSYIIDLSQRLLVSPEFIVKYYMTDREKRDSLRRAVYEEKVLDTIHKKIIEKG